DNA from Aliarcobacter butzleri:
TGGAGTGGTGGTACACTTAATTCTACTCTTTCATCTGCATTAATTGCTGGTTTTAATACAAGTGCAACAAATGTATCTTCTGGTAGTACATCATGGAGTTACAACGTAAATAATGTTGATTTAAATTTCTTAGCAGCAGGAGAAACAATCACTCTTAGTTATAATGTAATTGCTACTGATATTGCAGGTGCTACTGCTATGACTACAATTACTTTTACAATAACAGGAACAAATGATGCTCCAGTATTTGGAACAGTTACAACTGGCTCTACTACTATAACAGCTCCAACTGCTGGGACAACAAATCCAAATGCAGGAATAGAAACTTTTAATAATGGATTACTTAGATTTGGAAATGGTTCAATCGATTCAGTTAATGCAAGTACAGGTATGTTAGAACAACCTTTTTATTACAAAGATGGGAATTGGTATCAATTAACATTTAGTACATATCAATTAAATATGGCGATTGCTGCTGATTATAACAATGGAAGTGCTAAAACAGATGTAGATTGGAATTTAGAAGGTACAGTTAATCTTACTCCAACATTTACAAATACAACTGTTAATAATTCAGGATTTAATTCATCAACTGGTACAGGAACTATTGTTTGGACGGGAGAAATAGTAGTTGGAAGTGCACACTTAAAAGTTACTAATGTTTATACTTTAGAAGCAGGTGCTAAATATATTAAAGCAAATACATATATTGAAAATATTGGTTCTACTTCAACTGAGAATTTAAGATTCTGGGTAGGAACAAGAGATGATTATGTAGCAGGAAGTGATAGTCCAGCTAAACAAAAAGGTAATATTGTAGATGGTGAATTCCAGATGATTTCAAATTCATCTGAACAAGCAAAAGCTATTAAAATATATACAGGTGCAGGAGCAAATGCAACAGCTGTATTATTTTATTCAACTAATTCAAATGTAAATACAGTTATTGCTCCAGGATATGGATGGACTACATCAAATCAATATGCACCAGGAATTGATCCTTTAAATTCGGTTTATGATCAATCTTTTGATGATGGTGGATATGCAATGTTTACAAACTTAAATAATGTTGCAACTGGTCAAACAGTTATGTTTGACTGGTATTATGCAGCTGGAGCAGTATCTGAATTATCAGATATTACTTCAAGTTTAGAACAAGCAACATCAACAAATCTTCAAGAAAATAGCTCTTCTTTAGTTTTAGCAGATGACTACACAATAACAGATTTAGATTCAACTGATAGTGTAAATGTAACAGTGAGTTCTGTTCAAATCAATACACCAACTGGATTAACATTACCAGCAAATTATACTGATGATGTAATAAAAAATATGTTACAAATAACATCTAATCCAGTTATAACTAGTGGTTCAACAACAGGAACAGTATCTTGGAATTTTAATTCAGGAAGTGATTATACATTTAATTTTTTAGGTAGAGGACAAACATTAACTTTATTATATACTTTAACTGCAACAGATAGCCATGGTGCAACAGCTACAACAGTTGTTACAATCTCAATTGATGGAGCTAATGATGCTCCAACAGTAGTAGTTGATTCTCTAGATAGTGATGTTGCAACTATTAGTGAAACAAATTCTACTATTTCTACAAGTGGTACTTTAAGTATAACTGATCCAGATATGATTGATACGAATTTTTCAGTAAGTAAATCAAGTGTAGTTGTTTCTGGTATGACAAATGGATTAACTGCAAATACAGCAGCATTATTAAATATGCTAACAGTAAATACACAAAATTTTGATATCAATTGGGCATTCAACTCTGGGAATCAATATTTTAATTATTTATCTGTAGGAGAAACATTAACTATAACTTATACGATTGCAGTTTCAGATTCAAGTAATGCAGTTACAAATAAAACAATTACTATTAACATAACAGGAACTAACGATACTGTTTCTTTAAATACTCCTGCAACAATATATTATACAGATACAGATGGTAATGATGTATTTAGTTCTACTACTTCACAATTAACTGCAAGTGATGCTGATAAAAATACAACATTTACTTATGGAATAGATAATGGAAGTATATCTGGAACAACAGTTACAAAAACTGGAACTTATGGAGTTTTAACTTTAAATACAGCAACTGGAGTATATACATACACACCAAATTCTAATGCTATAAATGCTTTAACATCAAATAGTTCAGAAACATTTACTGTTACAGTAAATGATGGAAATGGTTCTATTGATACCAAAAGTTTAGTAATTCAAATAGAATCAGTAAATGATGCGCCATTATTAGGTGGGAATTCATCACCAAATACTTTTGTAGAAAATGGAAGTGCTGTACAAGTTGATTCAAATATTACAGTAACAGATTTAGAAGGTACTAGTTATGACGAAGGTTATGTATCATTTGATATAAAAACAAATAAAGGAGCATTGGATAATTTATCAATCTCTTCTATTGGTGGAATTTCACTTGATGGAGCAAATGTAAAATATGGAAATACTGTAATTGGAACGGTAGATTCTATTTTAAATGGTCAAAATGGAAAAGAGTTAAGAATTCATTTAAATGATAATGCATACTCTTTACAAGTTCAAGCATTAGCTAGAGCAATAACTTTTAGTAATCCATCTGATAATTTTAATGATAGTGCAAGAAGCATAGATATTAAAGTAAATGATGGAGGAAACGGTGGAGAAACATCTGCTAGATATAGTATAAAAACTGTTACAGTTAATCTTCAATCTGTAAATGATTTACCAACTATAAATTTAGGTAATTCTACATTCTTAGTTGAAAAAATAATTGGACAAAATGATAATGGAACTTTATCATTAGGTAATATTTTAAGTGTAGCAGATTTAGATAACAATTCTTTGACTGTAACAATTCAAACAACTAATTATGGACTAATTACAATAAATAGTTCAATTTTAAATGGAGTTAATTCTAGTCAAATTATAGGAAATGGTTCAAGAACTGTAACAATAACTGGTACAATTGAACAAATTAATAATACATTAAATGCTTCTAATGGTATAACTTATGTTGCTGGATTTGGAAATGATTATATAACTCCTGGTGCTGATTATCTTAAAATTACAGCAAAAGATACATTAAATGGAGAATCTTCTTCTCAAAAATTAGTTATGGTATTACCTGCAATTCCAAATATCTTTAGTGATAATGTCGTTGGTAAAGAAGATGATGTTTCAAATATAATTGTAAACATAAATAATCTAGTTACTGATATAAATGATAATGGAGGAACTTATGTATTTGGTACAGGAACTCCTGATATAACTAACTCAAGTGGAAATATAACAACAAATGGAAGTTTAACACCATTTGATAATAGTACATATATTTATGACAATTCAGGAAAAGTTATAGGATATCAGTTAGAACATGGAAAAATAATATTAAATGAAGGTAAAAATAGGGTAGATAATACAGATTTTGCTAAATTTACATTTATTCCTAATGAAAATTGGTATGGTGTACAAACATTCTTATATCAATTTACTTCAAATGATGGTGAAGTAAGTAATATTGCACAAATTGCAATATTTGTAACTCCTGTAAATGATGCTCCTGTTATTAGTATTGTAAATAATAATATTACAATAGATGAAGATAATCCTTTTGTATTTGAAAATAGCAATTTAATAACACTATTAGATTTAGATGTTATTGATAATACTCAAATATTAGATTTAACGTTAAATGTAACTAATGGTAAATTAGAACTATCTCAAATGACAGATTTAACAGTTTTAGAAGGAGCAAATAATTCATCTATTATTAAAATTAGAGGAAGTTTAGCTAGTTTACAAAATGCAATTTCAGGATTGAAATATACTCCAAATCAAGATTATAATGGTAGCGATACTTTATCAATAAAATTAAATGATAATACAAATATTGGAGAAGGAAATAGTCTAGAAGATATAAAAACTATCAATTTTGTAATCAATCCTGTAAATGATGCTCCTGAATTTACAGACCAAACAGATAGTGTAACAGAAGGTGAGCAAATCTCTGGTATTTTACCAGCAAGTGATATTGATAGTAGTTCAATCACATTTAGTATAAATGGAAATGCTCCTGCAGGATTTATATTACATAATGATGGTTCTTATAGTTTTGATTCTTCAAGTTATGATTATATTGGAAGGGGAGAAACAGATACAATTATTATTCCTGTAACTGTTACAGATGCCGAAGGTTTAACAAAAACAGCAAATTTCTCAATAACAATTACTGGAACAAACGATGCTCCAACAGTTTCTATGGAAAATATTGATGCTAAAATTCCTTTTGGAGACACTTATACAAAAGATGTTTCAAATTTATTTGATGATAAAGATTTATCTAATGTATTTACTTATCAAGCATCAAATTTACCATCAGGTTTAACGATTGATCCAAATACAGGTATTATTTCAGGAAGAGTTTCTCAATCAGGAAATTTTGTTATATCAATAACTGCAATTGATTCTGAAGGTGTAAAAGTAACAAGAACATATAATATGTTAGTAGTTGCACCTGCACAAAATCAACCAGCAAAACCTGATTCTACACCTACAATAATTACAAATAATCCAACGGGTGAAAATCCAAATAATGGAACTAAATTAAATAATTACGGAGATAATTCAAATAATAGTGCTGGAGTTATTAATTTTAGTTCAAGTGATGGATTTGTTGTTGATACTGGAAAAGGTTTCTTAGATACAAAAACAAGTAATAATCAAGAATCTTTATCTCAAAATAACAGTGCTTCAGATAAAAATTTAGCAAATGCAAATAATAACAATTCAAATGATTCAAGAACTATTCAAGCAAATGTTGATTTAAATGTATCAACAACTGGTAAAGTTTTATTTGGACAAGGAAGTCAAGATTCTTTCTCTATTGTTGGAATTACAATTGAAGATATAAATGTTCAAAGTGATTTTATTAAAGTAAAAGTTGTTGATACAAATATTGCACAAAGTTATGTTGTGACACAAATTGATGGAACAGCTCTTCCTGTTGGACTATCTTTTGATCCAAAAACTGGTAATATAAGTGGGAAAATTCCTGCTGATTTAGATGAGCTAAAAATTAGTATTAAAGCTATAAGTTCAGATGGAACAACAAGAGTGTTAAATTTAAAACTTGATTTAAAAGAGTTAAAACAAAAAACACAAGCTGAAGTTAATGAAAGATTTGTAGGATTTAAAGAACAAATAGCTTTTGAAAATCAAAAGTTAGATAATTATGGTTCTCATCTTGCTAAACTTTTTGCCTAAAAAAAGGATATTGTAAAATTTGGAATCAAATATATCAAAACTTCTACAGTTGGAACACAACTGTAGAAATTGTGAAAATATAAAAGAGTTATATTTTCAAATAGTAAATAATACAAGAAGCATTGTAAATTACTCTCAAGGTATTTTATTAACGCCTGATTTAAAAGATAAATACAAAGTTGTAGCAATTTCAGATATATCTATGGTTGATTCAACTTCTCCTTATGTTCAATGGCTTGAAGAAATAATTGATGACTTACAAAAAAGTGAAAAGTCAAAAGATATTTTTATAGTTGATATGAAAAATGATTTAAAAGAGGAAAATTCTAAAGTTTCTCATGAATATGCTCCATCAAATTTAGTTTATATTCCTTTGAAAAATACAAAAGAGGATAGAGAAGTAAATTATATATTTTTGCTTTTCAAAGAAGAAAATTGGGATGAAAATGATATTTTGATGCTAAAACATCTTTCATCTTCATTGGCATATTTTTTATTTGCAATGAGAAGATGTAGTTTATTTCAATCATTAAAAAGAGTCTCATTTAAAAGTAGATATTTTAAAATTGCAGCAGTTTTTTTATTTGTTTTGATGCTTATGCCTGTTAGATTATCAGTTTTAGCTCCACTTGAAGTTGATGCAAAAAATCCTTATGTTGTATCTTCTCCTTTAAATGGAGTAATTGAAGAGGTAAAAGTTTTTCCAAATGATAAAATAGAAAAAAATCAGTTGATTGTTCAATTTGATGATGTTGATTTCACAAATAATTATTTAGTTGCAAAAAGAACTTTAGATGTTACAAATGCAGAACTTTTTACTACAAAACAGAGTAGTTTTTTAGACCCAAAACAAAAAAGTCAAATATCAAGTTTAGAAAATCAAGTAAAACTAAAAGAAGCAGAATTATCTTATGCTAAAGACCAATTAGATAAAACTAAGATTTATTCTAAAGAAGATGGTATTGCAATTATAAATAATCCAAATGACTGGAAAGGAAGACCTGTAACAACAGGTGAGAGAATATTTTTAATAGCAAATCCAAATAGTATAGAATTAAAAATTATGCTTCCAGCAAGTGATGCTATTTTTTTAGAAGAAAATGCAATAGTAAAAGCTTTTTTTGATAATGACCCAATAAATTCTTGGAGTGCAAAGGTAAAATATGTCTCATATAAGCCTGAACTTACTGAACAAAATATATTATCTTATAGAATAACTGCTGAGTTTGAAGATATAAAAGAAAATGGTTATATTCCTTCAATTGGACTTAGAGGAACAGCAAAAATTTATTCAAAAAAAGTAACTTTATTTTTCTATTTATTTAGAAAACCAATAACATCTGTTAGACAATGGATAGGTTGGTGATGTTTCAGCAACAGCAAGAACAAACAATATTACCAAAAATAAGAAATGATTTAAAATTATTAGAGACTTCAGTAGGAGAAGATGGTTCTAAAAAATGGCTTTTATTTGATCCTATTCAAAACAAATATTTTGATATTTCACTTGATACTTTTGAGTTAATCTCAAATTGGCAAAGTGATATTGAATTAGAAGAGTTTATAAAAATTTTAGAAGAGAAAAATTATCAAATTGAAAAAGAGTCTTTAAAAACTTTTGTTGATTTTTTAATCAACAATAATTTAATTGTTTGCGATGATTCAAAATATACTTCAAGAATGATAAGTATTCAAAAACAATCAAAACAAAATATTTTCAAATGGCTAATTCATAACTATTTATTTATAAGAATTCCTCTATTAAAACCTGATAAATGGCTTGAAAGAAATAAAACTAGAGTTGATTTTTTTTATTCTAGCCTTTGGCAAAATATAGTTTTATCTTTAGGTATTATAGGAATTATTTTTGTTTTAAGAGATTGGGATAGTTTTATCTCTACTTTTATGTATTTGTTTACTAAAGAGGGCTTTTTTTACTACTTTTTATCTTTAGTTTTTGTAAAAAGTTTTCATGAATTAGGACACGCATTTACAGCTAAAAAATATGGTTGCAAAGTTCCAACAATGGGAGTTGCATTTTTAGTTCTATTTCCAGTTTTATACACAGATACGACAAATGCTTGGAAATTAAAATCAAAATACCAAAGATTAAAAATTGTAATTGCTGGAATGAAAGTAGAGCTATATTTAGCTTTAATTGCTACTTTTTTATGGTCATTTGCTCCTGAGGGAATTTTAAAAAGTATTTTATTTATTATTGCAACTACAAGTTGGATTAGTTCTCTTTTAATCAATATTAGTCCATTTTTGCGATTTGATGGTTATTATGCTTTATCAGATTTAACTGATACTAAAAATCTACAACCTCGTTCTTTTGCGATGGCAAGATGGTTTTTGCGAAAAAATATTTTAGGTTTAGAAGAAGTTAAACCAGAAAGTTTGACAAAATCAAAAGAGAAGTTTTTTATAGTTTATGCTATTGGAACTTGGATTTATAGGTTTTTTCTATTTTTAGGAATTGCTGTTTTAGTCTATTATTATGCTTTTAAAGTTTTAGGAATAATTTTATTTTTAGTTGAAATTGTATGGTTTCTTTTATTACCAATTTACAAAGAGTTGAAAGTTTGGTGGAGTAAAAAATCACAATTAGAATTTAATAAAAGAAATAAAATATCTTTAGCTATTTTTTTAATAATTGTATTTTTGATATTTATTCCTTGGAATACAAATATCAAAATGCCAGCAATTATTGAATCAAAAAATTATTTTGAATTTTATCCAAGTGAAAATGGATACATTGAAGAAATCTATTTTAATAGTGGAGAAAACGTAAAAAAAGGACAATTGCTTTTGCTTATTAAATCTCCAGAATTAGAACTTAAAATTTCTCAAATTGAAAAAGAGATTGAGCAAATGAAAATGGAAATAGATAAACAAGCTGGATTAAAAGAGAATTTAAACAAAAGATTTATTTTAGAAGAGAGTTTACAAAAAAAATTAAATGAAAAAGAGGGCTTAGAAAAGATTATCAAGAAATTTGAAGTAAGAGCAAATTTTGATGGGAAAATCTATTTTAATGATGTTTTTAAACCAAATCAATGGATAAGTAAAAAAGAGGTGGTTTTCACTTTATATGATAATTTAGATTATAGAATAGTTGGTTTTTGTAATGAAAATGATTTTAAATTATTAAAAGAAAATAGTCAAAGTAAATTTATTTTTAATTCAGGTGATATAAAAGATATTCATTCAAATTTGACTTCAATATCTAAGGTTTCTATTCCATATCTTGAATTTCCAGAGTTATCAAGTGATTATCAAGGTGAAATAGCAACAAGATTGGAAAATAAAAAAATAAAAACAGAACAAGCATATTATAAAATAACTATAGATTTAGAAAAAAATGAATTAGATTTAAAAAATAGAAAAGTTGGGGTTTTAATAACAAAAGGAGAAGCTTCAAGTTTTATATCAAGAATCTTTAAAAAAGCAGTTTCTGTTGTAATTAGAGAGAGTGAATTTTAAACTTTTATTGAAAAAGTTTCAATAAAAGTTTATTCAACGATATTGATCAAAATATCTCTATAATGATTTAATTCTTTCATTTTTTCTTCATTACCATCGTTTAAATCTGGATGATATTTTTTCGCTAACTCTTTATATCTTTTTTTTACTTCTTCTTTTGTAGGAGTTTGAGTAAATCCAAAAAACTCTTTTGCTTTTGAAACTTCATCAAATCTTGCAGTATTTGAAAAACCTTGAAAACTTGAGTTATTAAAGTTTTGGAAATCTTTGAAATCAAAATCAAATTTTCCATTTCTAAACTGCGAATTATCAAATTTAAACTCAAAATTATTAAAATTGCTTTGTTTTAACTTTTTTTTGAAATTATAGATTATAAACGCAATTATAGAAACTAATATTGCGATAATTATCAAAAAAGTTCCAAAGTTTGTAAATATTAAATATAAAATAAAAAGAAAAATAGCAACACTCAAAATTTTGTTAAATATATAAATAATTGTATTGTTATACATAAAATACCTTTTAAAAATAATTTTGTATTATATAAAAATCATTTTAAATTAAAATTATTTAAGTACAATACCACACAAAGGATTTTTATGGATTATAGTGAATTTGAAAAAGCAGTAGATATGTTTGGTATTTTAACAACAGTTTCAAAAAAAGATATAAAAAATAAATATTTAAAATTATCAAAAAAGTATCATCCTGATATGCCAGAAGGTAGTAATGAAAAGTTTACAGAACTTAAAAAAAATTATGATTTGCTTTTAGCTTATATGGATAATTATTGTTATTCTTTTGATGAGGAAGAGTTTAAACGACAATTCCCAGCATTTACGAACTATAAAAATTGGATGAAATAAAGGAAAAAATAGATGATAAAAAAGTTTTTGATTTTAGCTATTTTATTTGTATCAAATAGCTTATTTGCAGATGAAAATTATTCAAAAGCACAAATAGAAAAGATGATAGCAAAGATGGTTATTTTAGGTTTTAATGGTACAAGTGTAGATAAAAATGATGAAATATATAAAAACATACAATCAGGACTTGGTGGTGTAATACTATTTGATAAAGACCCAAATGATAAAACAAAGATAAAAAATATAAAAGATAAAAATCAGTTAAAAAATCTTAATACACAGCTTCAAGCAATTTCAAATCAAAAATTGTTAATTTCTATTGATCAAGAAGGTGGAGTAGTACAAAGACTTAAAAAAGATAGTGGTTTTGTAGATACTTTAAGTGCAAAAGATATTGCTACAAATGGTGAAGATTTTGCTAAACAAAGTTATAAAGCACTTGCTAAGGATTTAAAAGATGTTGGAATAAATCTCGATTTTGCTCCAGTTGTTGATTTATCTATAAATAAAAACAATAAAGTTATCGTAACAAGAGGAAGAAGCTTTGGTGAAAGTTCAAGTGAAGTTATAAAATACTCTTCGATTTTTGTTGATGAACTAAGAAAACAAAATGTAATTTCAGTTTTAAAACACTTTCCTGGACATGGTTCATCTTTAGCTGATTCTCATTTAGGATTTGTAGATATTACAAAAACTTGGAATCAAAAAGAGCTTGAACCATATAAATATTTTATAAAAAATAATGATGTAGATATGATTATGACAGCTCATGTATTTAATGAAAATTTAGATAAAAACTATCCTGCAACTTTGTCATACAATATAAATACAAAACTGCTTAGAGAAGATTTGGGATATAAAGGAGTTCTTGTAACAGATGATTTACAAATGAGCGCTATTTCAAAACATTATGATTTAAAACAGACTTTAACTTTAGCTATAAATTCTGGAGTTAATATGCTGCTTTTTGCAAATCAGTTAGCAAAACCAGTTACTTTAAAAGAGATTGTAGATACTGTTTATTTACAAATTCAAAATAAACAAATAAGTTTGCAAAAGATTATAGATTCAAATAATAAAATAGATAAGTTACTAAAAAAAATATAATTTTTAGTAACTATTAGGATTTTCATCTAAAATATCAGTTCCAATTTTAAGTGATATGATAAATGAAGCGCCAACTAGTGTGTTTTCTACACTAATTTTTCCATTAAGCCTTTTTTCTATTAATTCTTTTGCTAAGGCAAGTCCAATTCCACTTCCTTTATCTTTTTTAGAACTATAATTTAAATCAAATATTTTTTCTAAATGGCTACTTTCTATTCCTCCACCATTATCTTCAATAGTTAAAACTATTTGTGAATCATCTATTTTTTCCAAATAGATAAATATTTTTCTACTTTGTTTTTTGAAGGTTTTTAATTGATAAATACTATTTTCTAATATAATCATCAAAACATTTAAAAAACTTGCTTTATAGCCATAAAAATTCAAAGGAGTAATATTTTTATCTATTGTAATGCTATTTATTTTTATTTCATCGTTTAAAATTCTAAGTAAACTATCAATTTCATCTGCTATGTTAAAATACTCTTTTGATGAAGGATTTTTATAGAAGTTATAAATATCGTTCATCACATGATTAAGAAATAAAATGCTATCTTTCATTTGTGGAAGAGTTTGTTCTATAGCTTCATCAAAATTCTTTTTATCAAGTTTATAAATACTTTCTAATAAAGCTATTTGTGAACCAATTTGTGCAATAGGATTTTTCCATTGATGAATCATATTTGCAATATTATTTCCCATTGTTGTAAATCTTGCTTGAGAAATTATAAATTGTTCTGATTCTTTTTTTCTTTTTTCTATTTCTTTTACTTTTATATATAAAGCAATAGATAAAAAGAAAATATCAAATAAGACTACTATTGGTATAACAAGCCAAAAATATTCAAAAGATTCAAAATATCCAACA
Protein-coding regions in this window:
- a CDS encoding glycoside hydrolase family 3 N-terminal domain-containing protein, whose product is MIKKFLILAILFVSNSLFADENYSKAQIEKMIAKMVILGFNGTSVDKNDEIYKNIQSGLGGVILFDKDPNDKTKIKNIKDKNQLKNLNTQLQAISNQKLLISIDQEGGVVQRLKKDSGFVDTLSAKDIATNGEDFAKQSYKALAKDLKDVGINLDFAPVVDLSINKNNKVIVTRGRSFGESSSEVIKYSSIFVDELRKQNVISVLKHFPGHGSSLADSHLGFVDITKTWNQKELEPYKYFIKNNDVDMIMTAHVFNENLDKNYPATLSYNINTKLLREDLGYKGVLVTDDLQMSAISKHYDLKQTLTLAINSGVNMLLFANQLAKPVTLKEIVDTVYLQIQNKQISLQKIIDSNNKIDKLLKKI